The Streptomyces laurentii genome contains a region encoding:
- a CDS encoding histidine kinase (identified by MetaGeneAnnotator; putative;~sequence version:1) → MWEKETPRYRVVAERGETSGSGGAPGVAYTHDKLTVYLKVSNTVTARDPHGEKRHGAAAAGTTTRGESR, encoded by the coding sequence TTGTGGGAGAAAGAGACGCCACGGTACCGCGTCGTCGCGGAACGAGGGGAGACCTCCGGGTCCGGAGGCGCCCCGGGTGTGGCGTACACACATGACAAGTTGACGGTCTACTTGAAGGTATCCAACACGGTGACGGCCCGCGACCCGCACGGCGAGAAGCGGCACGGCGCGGCGGCGGCCGGCACGACGACACGAGGTGAATCGCGGTGA
- a CDS encoding lrp/asnC family transcriptional regulator (AsnC family; pfam01037;~Lrp/AsnC family transcriptional regulator [Amycolatopsis mediterranei U32];~identified by MetaGeneAnnotator; putative): MVQAYILIQTEVGKAQSVAEVIGKMSGVIQAEDVTGPYDVIVRAQADTVDELGRMVVAKVQQVEGITRTLTCPVVHI, encoded by the coding sequence GTGGTACAGGCGTACATCCTTATTCAGACCGAAGTGGGCAAGGCCCAGTCCGTCGCCGAGGTCATCGGCAAGATGTCGGGGGTGATCCAGGCAGAGGACGTGACCGGACCGTACGACGTGATCGTCCGCGCACAGGCCGACACCGTCGACGAGCTGGGCCGCATGGTGGTCGCCAAGGTCCAGCAAGTGGAAGGCATCACGCGCACCCTCACCTGCCCGGTCGTGCATATCTAG
- a CDS encoding D-alanine--D-alanine ligase (D-ala D-ala ligase C-terminus; pfam07478;~D-ala D-ala ligase N-terminus; pfam01820;~D-alanine--D-alanine ligase [Streptomyces venezuelae ATCC10712];~D-alanyl-alanine synthetase A; Reviewed; PRK01966;~identified by MetaGeneAnnotator; putative), whose protein sequence is MSENTQSPRKPRVAVVFGGRSSEHAISVLTAGAVLRAIDRDVYDVLPIGITQEGRWALTADAPERMAIDGRTLPDVDALAESGTGGVVLPVDPASREVVLHEPGSLPQVLGEVDVVFPVLHGPYGEDGTLQGLLELSGIPYVGAGVLASAVGQDKEYMKRVFTSFGLRVGPYVTVRPREWDQNPNAARKKIVEFAADHGWPLFVKPARGGSSVGITKVDDLSGLDEAVEEARRHDPKIIVEALVRGREIECGVLEFEDGPRASLPAEIPPVTDHDFYDFEAKYIDSASGIVPAPIGDKAIAEVQRLAVEAYEAVSCEGLVRADFFLTEEGDFVINEINTMPGFTPISMYPRMWQESGVSYPELVSRLVQAALNRSTGLR, encoded by the coding sequence ATGAGCGAGAACACCCAGAGCCCCCGCAAGCCGCGCGTCGCCGTCGTCTTCGGCGGACGCAGCTCCGAGCACGCCATCTCCGTCCTCACCGCCGGCGCCGTCCTGCGCGCCATCGACCGGGACGTCTACGACGTGCTGCCCATCGGCATCACGCAGGAGGGGCGCTGGGCGCTGACCGCCGACGCTCCCGAGCGGATGGCCATCGACGGCCGCACCCTGCCGGACGTCGACGCCCTCGCCGAGTCCGGGACCGGCGGCGTGGTCCTGCCCGTCGACCCGGCCAGCCGCGAGGTCGTCCTGCACGAGCCCGGCAGCCTGCCGCAGGTCCTCGGCGAGGTCGACGTCGTCTTCCCCGTGCTGCACGGCCCGTACGGCGAGGACGGCACCCTCCAGGGCCTCCTGGAGCTCTCCGGCATCCCCTACGTCGGCGCGGGCGTCCTCGCCTCCGCCGTCGGCCAGGACAAGGAGTACATGAAGCGCGTCTTCACCTCCTTCGGCCTGCGCGTCGGCCCGTACGTCACGGTCCGCCCGCGCGAGTGGGACCAGAACCCGAACGCCGCCCGCAAGAAGATCGTGGAGTTCGCCGCCGACCACGGCTGGCCGCTTTTCGTGAAGCCGGCCCGCGGCGGTTCGTCCGTCGGCATCACCAAGGTCGACGACCTCTCCGGCCTCGACGAGGCCGTCGAGGAGGCCCGCCGGCACGACCCGAAGATCATCGTCGAGGCGCTGGTGCGCGGCCGCGAGATCGAGTGCGGCGTCCTGGAGTTCGAGGACGGCCCGCGCGCGAGCCTGCCCGCCGAGATCCCGCCGGTCACCGACCACGACTTCTACGACTTCGAGGCCAAGTACATCGACTCGGCCTCCGGCATCGTGCCCGCGCCGATCGGCGACAAGGCCATCGCCGAGGTCCAGCGGCTCGCCGTCGAGGCCTACGAGGCCGTGTCCTGCGAGGGCCTGGTGCGCGCCGACTTCTTCCTCACGGAGGAAGGCGACTTCGTCATCAACGAGATCAACACCATGCCCGGCTTCACGCCCATCTCCATGTACCCGCGCATGTGGCAGGAGAGCGGCGTCAGCTACCCGGAGCTCGTCAGCCGCCTCGTCCAGGCCGCGCTGAACCGTTCCACCGGCCTGCGCTAG
- a CDS encoding thiamine monophosphate kinase (ATP binding site [chemical binding];~ThiL (Thiamine-monophosphate kinase) playsa dual role in de novo biosynthesis and in salvage of exogenous thiamine. Thiamine salvage occurs in two steps, with thiamine kinase catalyzing the formation of thiamine phosphate, and ThiL catalyzing the...; cd02194;~dimerization interface [polypeptide binding];~identified by MetaGeneAnnotator; putative;~thiamine monophosphate kinase [Streptomyces cattleya NRRL 8057 = DSM46488];~thiamine monophosphate kinase; Provisional), whose product MKGTVGELGEFGLIRELTSRLTTTPAVRIGPGDDAAVVSAPDRRVVASTDILLEGRHFRRDWSTAYDVGRKAAAQNLADIAAMGAVPTALLLGLVVPAELPVTWPAELMDGLRDECQVAGAAVVGGDVVRGDTITVSITALGDLRNHEPVTRDGARAGDVVAYTGWLGWSAAGYAVLSRGFRSPRAFVEAHRRPEPPYHAGPAAAGLGATAMCDVSDGLIADLGHIAEASKVRIDLRSGLIDIPSQMHDIGQAVGVDPLQWVLTGGEDHAIVATFPPEVKLPARWKVIGSVLGPSPLPHVTVDGAPWHSTGGWDHFGGTE is encoded by the coding sequence GTGAAGGGCACAGTCGGAGAGCTGGGCGAGTTCGGGCTCATCAGGGAACTCACCTCCCGGCTCACCACCACCCCCGCGGTGCGGATCGGACCCGGCGACGACGCCGCCGTGGTCTCCGCCCCCGACCGGAGAGTGGTCGCCAGCACGGACATCCTGCTCGAAGGACGCCACTTCCGCCGCGACTGGTCGACGGCGTACGACGTGGGCCGCAAGGCCGCGGCGCAGAACCTCGCCGACATCGCCGCCATGGGCGCGGTGCCCACCGCGCTGCTGCTCGGCCTGGTCGTCCCCGCCGAACTCCCCGTCACCTGGCCCGCCGAACTCATGGACGGACTGCGCGACGAATGTCAGGTCGCGGGCGCCGCCGTGGTCGGCGGCGACGTGGTCCGCGGCGACACGATCACCGTCTCCATCACCGCCCTCGGCGACCTGCGCAACCACGAACCCGTCACCCGTGACGGCGCCCGGGCCGGCGACGTCGTCGCCTACACCGGCTGGCTCGGCTGGTCCGCCGCCGGATACGCGGTCCTCTCCCGCGGTTTCCGCTCCCCGCGCGCCTTCGTCGAGGCCCACCGCCGCCCCGAACCCCCGTACCACGCGGGCCCCGCGGCCGCCGGACTCGGCGCCACCGCCATGTGCGACGTCAGCGACGGGCTGATCGCCGACCTCGGGCACATCGCCGAGGCCAGCAAGGTCCGCATCGACCTGCGCTCCGGCCTCATCGACATCCCCAGCCAGATGCACGACATCGGCCAGGCCGTCGGCGTCGACCCGCTCCAGTGGGTGCTCACCGGGGGAGAGGACCACGCGATCGTGGCGACCTTCCCGCCCGAGGTGAAGCTGCCCGCCCGCTGGAAGGTCATCGGCTCGGTCCTCGGCCCCTCCCCGCTGCCGCACGTCACCGTGGACGGCGCGCCCTGGCACAGCACGGGCGGCTGGGACCACTTCGGCGGTACGGAGTGA
- a CDS encoding hypothetical protein (identified by MetaGeneAnnotator; putative;~sequence version:1): MSSHRPFGLPVRAAASVAGAVLLLTVAGCSASDSGSVAVPAPPPAEAAVCRALAKELPDTVAGLGRTGTEPESELTAAWGDGAIVLRCGVVRPEKMSDPQARAVEADGVNWMYEPREGDGPRFTTTYRKAYVEVSLDERYAHDVGPLVDLAAPVKKAVPSSL, translated from the coding sequence ATGTCTTCTCACCGGCCTTTCGGCCTGCCCGTCCGCGCCGCCGCTTCCGTGGCGGGCGCCGTCCTGCTGCTCACGGTCGCGGGCTGTTCCGCGTCGGACTCGGGTTCGGTCGCGGTTCCCGCTCCGCCGCCGGCCGAGGCGGCCGTCTGCCGCGCCCTGGCGAAGGAGCTGCCCGACACCGTGGCGGGGCTGGGCCGGACCGGGACCGAACCCGAGTCCGAGCTGACCGCCGCGTGGGGGGACGGGGCGATCGTACTGCGCTGCGGGGTCGTCCGGCCCGAAAAGATGAGCGATCCGCAGGCGCGGGCCGTCGAGGCGGACGGCGTGAACTGGATGTACGAGCCGCGCGAGGGGGACGGTCCCCGGTTCACCACCACGTACCGCAAGGCGTACGTGGAGGTGTCGCTGGACGAGCGGTACGCGCACGACGTGGGTCCGCTCGTGGATCTCGCCGCCCCGGTGAAGAAGGCCGTGCCGTCCAGTCTGTGA